In Sphingobacterium thalpophilum, a genomic segment contains:
- a CDS encoding sugar porter family MFS transporter — MNKNTVLAWSFVVALGGFLFGFDTAVISGAEKAVQEHWHLSEFQHGLTMAIALIGTVVGAALGALPSDKLGRKNTLFAVAALYFISAIGSALANDWTIFILFRFLGGIGVGVSSVTAPIYISEISPAASRGKLVGLFQFNVVLGILIAYLSNYFIGQVGEESWRWMLGVQCFPSLLFFCLIFLIPESPRWLLLHRGNLAEATRIMKKINSDGYELEISKIQESKNNSAGEGKLFVRENAKPILLAFCFALFNQVSGINAIIYYAPRVFEMAGLGSQSSLLSTVGIGVVNFIFTLLAINFIDKVGRRKLMLVGSIGLIVSLALVSHAFYTNQTTGFAITIYLMSFIAFFAFSQGAVIWVFISEIFPNDVRAKGQTFGSLTHWVMAAIITFCFPALTEMLGGGGTFLIFALFMVLQLVYVLKFMPETKGKSLEDLGHTINLH; from the coding sequence ATGAACAAAAACACGGTACTAGCTTGGTCCTTTGTAGTGGCTTTAGGCGGATTTTTATTTGGATTTGATACAGCGGTTATTTCAGGAGCAGAAAAGGCCGTGCAGGAACACTGGCATTTAAGTGAGTTTCAGCATGGACTGACAATGGCCATCGCCTTGATAGGGACAGTTGTCGGCGCAGCATTAGGTGCACTGCCTTCCGATAAATTAGGCCGTAAAAATACCTTATTTGCTGTTGCAGCCCTTTACTTTATTTCAGCGATTGGTAGTGCACTGGCGAATGACTGGACGATATTTATTTTATTCCGCTTTTTGGGTGGCATAGGAGTTGGCGTCTCTTCGGTAACGGCACCAATCTATATATCAGAAATCTCCCCGGCAGCATCGCGAGGTAAGTTGGTCGGACTTTTCCAGTTCAACGTCGTATTGGGGATTCTGATTGCCTATCTGTCCAATTACTTTATCGGTCAGGTAGGGGAGGAGTCCTGGCGTTGGATGTTAGGCGTACAGTGTTTTCCGTCGTTGTTATTCTTCTGTTTGATCTTCCTCATCCCGGAAAGTCCGAGATGGTTGCTGCTGCACCGAGGGAATTTGGCCGAGGCAACGCGGATTATGAAAAAAATTAATTCGGATGGTTACGAGCTGGAGATTTCAAAAATTCAGGAGTCCAAAAACAATTCCGCAGGAGAAGGCAAACTCTTCGTTCGCGAAAATGCCAAACCTATTTTATTGGCCTTTTGTTTTGCGCTGTTCAATCAAGTCTCAGGTATCAACGCGATTATATATTATGCGCCCCGCGTATTTGAAATGGCTGGTTTAGGCTCACAGAGTTCATTGCTTTCGACAGTTGGTATAGGGGTTGTCAATTTTATTTTTACGTTGCTGGCGATCAATTTCATCGATAAGGTGGGCAGAAGAAAATTAATGTTGGTGGGCTCGATCGGGCTGATTGTTTCATTGGCACTCGTTTCACATGCTTTTTATACCAACCAAACGACGGGTTTTGCGATCACAATCTATCTGATGAGTTTCATTGCCTTTTTCGCATTCTCGCAAGGTGCGGTGATTTGGGTATTTATTTCGGAAATTTTTCCGAATGATGTCCGTGCCAAAGGGCAGACATTTGGTAGCTTGACACATTGGGTGATGGCGGCGATTATCACCTTTTGTTTCCCAGCCTTGACAGAAATGCTCGGTGGCGGGGGTACCTTCTTGATCTTTGCCCTATTTATGGTGCTGCAGCTTGTTTATGTGCTTAAGTTTATGCCGGAGACAAAAGGGAAATCATTGGAAGATCTTGGGCATACCATCAATCTACATTAG
- a CDS encoding substrate-binding domain-containing protein: MGKYFIYGGILILLLFCGCQPMVQKKKRIIAFSQCIGNDAWRQTMLEEMKRELSFNPDIDFLYRDAHGDNNVQINQIRELVKQDIDLLIVSPNEAEPLTPIVDSVFQRNIPVIVTDRKTSSGQYNAYVGADNLAIGKLAGQYSRTILQNNGSIGLVTGLSGTSASIEREKGFMQQIGDAKGIRTSGIIHGGWEKNKAYLETRRHIDQMIQSDIIFTFNDQMAMGVKKALDEAQIKKDIKIIGVDALPGPGNGLEQIIQGKMFASILYPTGGAEAIRTALAIINHQNYRRENILATSVIDKTNAELLALQSDKIKQQQLDIDKRQEFITEQNKIYQSQKSVLNVLVVSLVLAVVFGGISIIVIRSNWEKNKHLEIQNSEILAQQKQIVEMNSQIQQAAEIKNNFFTNISHEFKTPLTLIIAPIEDLELRKDLPEEVKEQLSRVKRNAKKLQRLVTDLIDIHRISKSKIRLHASIVYIDPFIQQVIGSFKPLFKKNRISVSYVNKTSLKEVWMDEYLMEQVLSNLLSNAIKHTAASGRIEIILEENNFKDYFYLRVLDNGLGIAPVDIEHIFDPFYQGAGSRNGSGIGLAYSKQIVELHHGQITVSSKPGHGSIFTLRMPIGNGHYEPAELAGFDSGEKPLFQQQDLLDTTAKVVDNNLSFRSNKSKSIMIVEDNDEIRDYLRSLLEQDYNLFLAKDAQQATSMMKTHFPDLVITDIMLPDGSGLDILKDIKAFYQTAHIPVILLSALANEETMLEGSKLMADDYMTKPFNAELLRIRISNILQSRHQLKEKYSSNVEQFERTQAEQVNDSDRRFLNNLSAIVESKLSDQRLSVDGIANDLHLSRVQLYRKVKQLLDCSVNEYIAERRLKKAKSLMAEGLTINEIFSSVGFSSASYFASAFKRKYGQSPSAYKKELDKK, from the coding sequence ATGGGAAAATATTTCATTTATGGTGGCATATTGATCCTGCTTCTTTTTTGTGGATGCCAACCAATGGTCCAGAAGAAAAAGCGGATTATTGCTTTTTCACAGTGTATCGGAAATGATGCCTGGCGACAAACCATGCTCGAAGAAATGAAAAGGGAACTTTCCTTCAATCCGGATATTGACTTTCTTTATCGAGATGCCCATGGCGACAATAATGTCCAGATTAATCAAATTCGGGAATTAGTCAAACAGGATATCGATCTTCTGATTGTATCGCCAAATGAGGCCGAGCCCCTTACCCCTATAGTAGATTCGGTATTTCAACGCAATATACCCGTCATCGTAACTGACCGTAAGACATCCTCAGGCCAATATAATGCCTATGTGGGGGCAGACAATCTTGCTATCGGAAAACTGGCGGGCCAGTATAGCCGCACCATTTTACAAAACAATGGTTCGATCGGCCTGGTTACTGGATTATCGGGTACATCCGCCTCCATAGAACGTGAAAAAGGCTTTATGCAGCAAATTGGAGATGCTAAAGGGATTCGAACGAGCGGAATCATTCACGGCGGATGGGAAAAAAACAAAGCTTATTTGGAAACGCGTAGGCATATAGACCAAATGATCCAGAGTGATATCATCTTCACCTTCAATGATCAGATGGCCATGGGGGTAAAAAAAGCATTGGACGAAGCCCAGATCAAAAAGGACATTAAGATAATCGGTGTTGATGCCCTTCCTGGTCCCGGAAATGGCCTTGAACAGATCATACAGGGCAAAATGTTCGCTTCCATACTCTACCCCACTGGCGGAGCCGAAGCCATTCGAACGGCCTTGGCTATCATCAACCACCAAAACTACCGCCGCGAGAATATACTCGCAACCTCTGTCATCGATAAAACCAACGCGGAGTTGCTTGCCCTGCAGTCGGATAAAATAAAGCAACAGCAGCTCGATATAGACAAAAGACAGGAATTCATTACGGAACAGAATAAGATTTACCAAAGTCAAAAGTCGGTTCTTAATGTACTGGTCGTTAGCTTGGTGCTTGCTGTTGTCTTTGGTGGCATTTCTATTATCGTGATCAGGAGCAACTGGGAAAAGAACAAACATCTGGAAATCCAAAATAGTGAGATCCTTGCGCAACAAAAACAGATCGTCGAGATGAATAGTCAGATCCAGCAAGCGGCAGAAATCAAGAATAATTTCTTCACCAACATCTCACATGAATTTAAAACACCACTGACGCTTATTATAGCGCCTATCGAGGACCTTGAATTACGAAAAGACCTGCCAGAAGAAGTCAAAGAACAGTTGTCGCGCGTCAAGCGGAATGCAAAAAAACTACAGCGTTTGGTTACCGACCTCATTGATATCCACCGAATCAGTAAATCAAAAATTAGGTTACATGCGTCTATCGTTTATATCGATCCATTCATCCAGCAGGTAATAGGTAGTTTCAAACCGCTATTTAAGAAAAACAGAATCTCGGTCAGTTATGTCAACAAAACAAGTTTGAAAGAGGTTTGGATGGACGAATACCTCATGGAACAGGTCCTATCCAACTTATTATCCAATGCGATCAAACATACGGCGGCAAGTGGCAGAATTGAAATTATATTGGAAGAAAACAATTTCAAAGACTATTTCTATCTACGGGTTTTGGATAATGGTCTGGGAATTGCGCCGGTTGATATTGAGCATATTTTTGATCCTTTTTACCAAGGAGCCGGCAGCCGTAACGGATCCGGAATCGGACTCGCATACAGCAAACAGATCGTCGAACTGCATCATGGCCAGATCACCGTGAGCAGCAAGCCCGGCCATGGATCGATCTTCACCCTCCGCATGCCAATTGGGAACGGTCATTATGAACCTGCTGAACTGGCCGGTTTCGACAGTGGAGAAAAACCATTGTTTCAGCAACAAGATCTACTGGACACGACAGCAAAGGTGGTAGACAACAATCTTTCTTTTCGATCCAACAAATCGAAGAGCATTATGATCGTCGAAGATAATGATGAAATCAGAGACTATCTCCGCTCGTTATTGGAACAGGATTACAACCTGTTTCTGGCGAAGGATGCCCAGCAAGCCACTAGTATGATGAAGACACATTTTCCAGACCTGGTGATCACCGATATTATGCTTCCTGATGGAAGCGGACTGGATATTTTGAAAGACATCAAAGCCTTTTATCAGACCGCACATATTCCCGTCATCTTACTGAGTGCACTTGCCAACGAGGAGACCATGCTTGAGGGGAGCAAATTAATGGCCGATGACTACATGACTAAGCCATTCAATGCCGAACTGCTGCGGATACGTATTTCAAATATTCTTCAATCGCGTCATCAGCTTAAAGAAAAATATAGCAGCAACGTCGAACAGTTTGAGCGTACTCAAGCCGAACAGGTCAACGATAGCGACAGAAGATTCCTAAACAATCTCTCCGCCATTGTCGAATCCAAGTTATCGGATCAGCGGTTAAGCGTCGACGGGATTGCCAACGACCTCCATCTCTCACGTGTTCAGCTCTATCGTAAGGTGAAACAGCTGCTCGACTGCAGTGTCAATGAGTATATTGCGGAACGAAGATTAAAGAAAGCCAA